The following nucleotide sequence is from uncultured Draconibacterium sp..
TCCTCTAATAAAGTATGAACCTCTGTAATTTTATCGTTTACGTTGTAATCAGTAATGTCGCCGTGGCAAGTTGCACAAGCTGTAACTTCAGGAATTGTAAACTTGTGATTTTTATCTTCCATATGGCAGGTAATACAATCTGCTGAATTTCTGTGAGGATGTGCTTTTGTTCCAGGATATGTCATTGAACCAGGGAATTCGTATCCTCCCCAACCTTCAAGTAACATACTTTGTGGACTGTGGTGTGGTCCGTAATGCGAACTGGTAATGGTGTACATTCCATCTCCGGCTGGATCAATTATAACGTCATCATCAAACTGGTCTACATCAGTTGGAGAAGCGGTTCTTGGTTGGTGACAATTAACGCACAAGTTAGCGTTTGATTCCAAATCGATAATTCTCGATTCATCAATCATTAATTTTACAGCTGCTGTTGTCATCATGAAAACCGGATTTCCTTCGCCATCCTGAAACACAGGTGGTTCACCGTGACTGTGGCATGATGAACATCCAATCGGCGAACCAGATATATCGTCCATGTCGTTTAGTGAGGCTACGAAACCGACACCTGAGTGACAGTCCGCACAACCCGACCGTTTTCCTGCGTATCCCAGTGATCCACCAGAGGCGTGACCAGAAGGTGCCCATTGAGCGGTTAAAGCATCAATGGCGTCGCTGGTATGACATTCTAAACAAAAAGCAATGCCATCAACGCCGTCAGTTCCATCGGTTCCATTTGTTCCATCAGTTCCATTTGTTCCGGCAGGTCCCATAGGCCCTTCCTTTGTACATGAAGAAAACATGAATGCCAGAATAAACCCTAGCATGAATAATTTTGAGATAGATTTGTAGTTCATAACGTAGTATATTAGGTAATTATATTTGTAATTCCTGTTAATGGAATAAAAGTAGTAGGATAACTATTATGAACTATAGGGGGGGGAATGATATAACCGAATAATGAGGTTGATAATAAACAATAAACGTGTTGATATATGTCAATTATCCGTTTTCGCTAATGGAAACTAATGAACTTTCGTCTAGTATGCTAATTGTGTTTCCCTTGGTGTCAATGTATTTTGAATCTTTAAATTGGTGAAGTATTCTTACAAAGCTTTCTTTTGTCATGTTTGACATTTCTGCTAATTCCTGCCTGGTAAGCGGCACAGAAAACTCATTTAAATTGAAAATTTCGTTCTTCAAATACAGTAAAGTGTCGGCTACTCTTCCGGGCATATATTTCTGTGTATGGTCAACCAGTTTTTTGAGTAGATAATTGTTTTGTTTGGTGTGGCTACGTAATAGCTTAACGGCAAATTCGTTGTTTTTGCCAAAAATGCTGGTTAAGTTAGCCGAATCGATCATACAACACTTAACTTTAGTGATTGCCGAGACGCTAAAATGTTGAAAGTTTCCGTTAAAAAGACCGCCTCCGCTGATAAAGTCGCCCGCTTTGGCAATGCGAACAATTACGTTTTTGCCGTTTGCGCTTTCAACGTAAAATTTTGCTAATCCTTCGTTAATACAAATCACCGAAGTTGAAGCTGTATTTTGTTTGGTGATAGTCTCACCAACATTGTATACAATTTGTCGTTTTTTGTCAATCAGAAAGTCAATTTCTTCTTGAGTGAGGGGAGAAAATATGTTGTTTTTATGCTCCTGTATACACGATTTGCAACCTCCTTCATTAAACTTACTTCTATTGTTACAATTTTCGGTATTAATATGCGCCATTTTAAAGTTTTGGTATTAAGTTATTTAAAGTTATTAGCTTTCTTTTCTCATACTATTTTGCACAATTCTATTTTAGATCTTCAACATAGTAAAATATTTCAATATTTAAAAATGTAGATTACTACTTATCTTATATGAACCAATGTGAAAATTAGTTATAAAAATTGGGAATAAATGAAGATGATGTCGAAAAACAGAGCAAGACTTTTCTGTTTTCCAACAGGTCGGAGTTACCTATATAATAATATAAGTACACATACAATTAGAGAATACGCCAGAATAGATGGGGGCGATGTGCTATTCGATTTAGATAAGCCGCGTACCGCGACCTGTTGCAATATTTTCGGGGTTGGTGATCAGAATCTCCTGCACGCCTTTTGCTTTTGCCCGGAAACCGTTATCCAGCTTTGGAATCATTCCTTCGCTGATAATACCTTCGTTTTTATATTGATCAAATAATTTGTAGTCGAGATCGTAAATTACTGACGCTTCATCGTTTGGATCGGTTAAAACGCCACGTTTCTCGAAACAATAAAAAAGATAAACTTTAAAGTAATTCGATAACTCAATCGCTAATTCAGAGGCAATTGTATCGGCGTTTGTATTTAATAACTGACCTTTAGCATCGTGGGTTAGTGGCGCTACCACTGGAATTACATTTTCATCAATCAGCATGCGCAGTTCGCGGGCATTAACATCGTCAACATCACCAACAAAACCGTAATCAACTTCCTGCACGGGGCGTTTGTGGGCTTTTATTAGGCCTAAATCGGCACCCGTAAGTCCAACGGCATTGATGTCGCGTGCCTGTAATCCCGCAACAATTTTTTTATTTACCAAACCGCCATAAACCATGGTAACTACTTCAAGCATGTCGGCATCAGTAACCCGGCGGCCATCAACCATTTTGGTCTCAATTCCCAATCGTTTTGCAATTTCGGTAGCCGTGCGACCTCCGCCGTGAACCAGTAATTTATTACCTGAAATTTTACGAAACTGATCGAGCAGCGCGTCTAATGATTCAGATTCTTCAACTACTTTTCCTCCTACTTTTATGATTGTTAGCCTATCCATGATCTTGCTGATTACTTATTGTTATTTGCTTGTTTCGATTGATGAACGTTAATTTCAGATTTTAATTGCTAATGCAAAGTTACATTAGTGTGTTTAGAGTTTAAGAAAGTTCTCCAATATTTTTGCGCCAATACTTCCGCTTTTTTCCGGGTGAAATTGAGTAGCATAAAAATTATCGCGGTGCAAAGCAGCACTAAACGGAAGAATATAGTCGCATGTGGCAATGGTATGTTCACTTTTTTCGGCGTAATACGAGTGCACAAAATACACATACTCATTTTCCAGATCACTCGTAAAAAGGTCGCTTTTCAGATTTTTTATGGCATTCCAGCCCATGTGCGGAACTTTGGTAATGTATTCTTCGCCGGGTTTTGGAATAAAACGTTTTACCTTCTCATCGAAAATACCAAGGCACTGGGTATCGTTTTCTTCCGAATGCGAGCACATCAACTGAAGTCCCAGGCAAATACCCAAAACTGGTTGCTTTAGCGAAACGATCAGTTCGTCGAGCTTGTTCTCGCGCAGATACGCCATTGTTGTGCTGGCCTCGCCAACGCCCGGAAAAATTACCTTATCGGCCTTCCTGATTTTGTCGTGATCGGCCGTTATTTCCGCATTTACACCCAGTCGGTTAAGTGCATTGTTTACCGATTCGATGTTTCCTGCGTTGTATTTTATTATTACAATGTTCATCTTTATTCGGGTTTATTCATTCAATAAAAGATCGATTACTTCCACCATCTCGTTAAATTCTTCTTCCTTAAAAAGGCGGGTCATATAAACAATCTTTCCTGTTTTGTCGATAATCACGTTTCGGGTTACTCCGGCTCCTTTAGCTGCAAAGGTGTAAAAGATCTCAGCCCCCGGATCAAGTGCCAGCGGATAGGTGGTTTTCATTGTTTCCTTAAAATCTTTCACCTTATCAAGCGGCTCGTCCATGTCAACGCCAATCAATACAAAATCGTTGTTATTCTTGTGTTTTTGCCAGATATCTTTTTCAATGTGTGGCATTTCTTTTCGGCATACCGAACACCAGCTGGCAGTAAATTGTAGCATAGTAACTTTTCCTTTTAGGTCGGCTGTTGAAAGTTTCGTACCATCAGTAAGTTTCATTTCAATATTGGGCATTTGCTGGCCAATTTTTACGATGTAACCGTAGTCGGCCGGAATTTCTTTTTCAGGAATTGTGTTTAGCTGAGCAAATGCTGACATTGCGAATAATGTTATGCTGAGGATGGATAGTAGTTTTTTCATAATTTATAGTTACAAGTTACAAGTTCCTGGATGCAGGTTAATTTTTTTCATTCCAGTGTCTTTCTACATAATCAATAAATTTATTGAGTTTCCTGCCTAAAAGTTCATAGTCAGAGAGCAGATCTATTAACCCTTTTGATTCAAAATGAAGTTCATTAATCATTGTTAGTTGCGAGTTGGCTTCGTCACAGGATGCCTGTGCATAAACCAGAAACCGGATGAAGTCTTGTTTATATCTGTTTCTACCATACCCTTCAACAATATTGTCCTTAATACTTTTTGATGAGCGTCGAACCTGACTACCTTGTTCATACATTTCGTATGTCGGTAAAGTTAAAGTCATTTTGTGCACTTTTATAGCTAACTGGTAGGCCGATTGATAAATTTCTAAATCTCTATAACTCTTCATGATTTTCTATTTAAGTTATTTAATTCCGACTATAACCTGCAACCTGAAACGTGAAATCTGCAACAGGATTATTTAATTAAACACAACCGTACGGTTTTTATATACCAAAACTTTACGCTGAAGGTGTTTGTATACGGCTTGCGAAAGAACAATTTTTTCCAAATCGCGACCTTTTCGAATCAATTTTTGTACGGTGTCAACGTGGCTGCAACGTGTAATTTCCTGTTCAATTATTGGTCCAGCATCCAGCTCTGAAGTAACGTAATGACTTGTTGCACCAATAATTTTTACGCCACGCTCATGCGCTGCATGATAAGGTTTCGCACCTGCAAATGCCGGTAAGAATGAATGGTGAATATTGATCACTTTATTCGGATAATTTTTTACAAAATCTTCCGAAAGAATTTGCATGTAGCGTGCCAACACAACAAAATCGATGTTGTTTTCCTTTAACAGTTTTAGTTCAGCTGCTTCCTGCTCGGCCTTGTTTTCCTTATTTATTGGGAAGTAGTGAAAATCAATGTCGAAACGTTCGGCAACCGGACGCAGCGTTTCGTGGTTACTAATAATCATCGGTATTTCCACGTCCCATTCGCCGGCAGTGTAACGCGCCAGAATATCGAACAAACAATGTGGCATTTTCGATACAAAAAGTGCCATCCGCGGTACTGCATTGGAAAAATATACTTTCCAGTTCATTTGGAGCGGACTTCCGATCAGCGTATCAAAATACTCGCCGATCTTATCGGCCGGAATGGCAAAATTTTCCAGTTCCCATTCAACCCTCATGTAAAAGATCTTCTCCTGACGATCGACATGCTGATCGAGGTAGATGATATTACCTTTATTCTTATTCAGGAATTCTGTTACAGTTGCAAGAATTCCTTGTCTATCCGGACAGTGTATCAGCAAGATCGCAGTGTCCTTTTTTTCGTTTAATACTTTTATTGTCTTCATATTTAATTACCGCAGAGCGCACAGAGTTTTGCGGAGTTTTAATTTTATAATTTTCCTTTTGTTGATGGCAAATCGAAGTTAAATACATCGCGGCGAATGGCCATTTTTATAGATTTTGCCAGTGCTTTGAAAATTGCTTCAATTTTATGGTGCTCGTTAGCCCCTTCGGCTTTTATATTCAGGTTGCACAATGCAGCATCGGAGAACGATTTAAAGAAATGCATAAACATTTCAGTTGGCATGTCGCCAACCATTTCGCGTTTAAAATCGGCGTCCCAAACTAACCACGGACGTCCGCCAAAGTCAATAGCAGCCATTACCAGACACTCGTCCATTGGCAGGCAAAATCCGTAACGTTCCATGCCCAGCTTATTGCCAACAGCATTTTTAAATGCCTCGCCTAAAGCCAGCGCTGTGTCTTCAATGGTATGATGTTCATCCACTTCCAGATCACCTTTTACCTGAATATCGAGATCAACGCCACTGTGACGACCAATTTGTTCCAACATGTGATCGAAAAAGCCCAAACCTGTTGAAATATTGCATACTCCTGATCCATCAAGATTTAGCGAAACAGAAATTGCTGTTTCTTTTGTTGTTCGTTCAACTTTTGCCGTGCGTTGCGGAGAGGCCACACAAGCGTAAATATCGTCCCAGTCGTCGGAAATCAAAGCACAAACATCGGCCAGTCCTTCTTTTTCCAGTTCTTCAACCTGGTCACCATTATTGATGAAAATTCCTTTTGCTCCAAGGTTTTTGGCCAGCATAATATCGGTCATTCTGTCTCCGATTACGAAGCTGTTTGCCAAATCATAATCGCCTTCCAGGTATTTTGTAAGCATTCCGGTTGCCGGTTTGCGGGTGGTGGAATTATCCTCAGGAAAGTGTCGGTCGATACAAATATCGTCGAAAACAACACCTTCGTTTTCAAATGCTTTCAGTATAAAATTGTGTACCGGCCAAAAC
It contains:
- a CDS encoding Crp/Fnr family transcriptional regulator, whose amino-acid sequence is MAHINTENCNNRSKFNEGGCKSCIQEHKNNIFSPLTQEEIDFLIDKKRQIVYNVGETITKQNTASTSVICINEGLAKFYVESANGKNVIVRIAKAGDFISGGGLFNGNFQHFSVSAITKVKCCMIDSANLTSIFGKNNEFAVKLLRSHTKQNNYLLKKLVDHTQKYMPGRVADTLLYLKNEIFNLNEFSVPLTRQELAEMSNMTKESFVRILHQFKDSKYIDTKGNTISILDESSLVSISENG
- the argB gene encoding acetylglutamate kinase, producing the protein MDRLTIIKVGGKVVEESESLDALLDQFRKISGNKLLVHGGGRTATEIAKRLGIETKMVDGRRVTDADMLEVVTMVYGGLVNKKIVAGLQARDINAVGLTGADLGLIKAHKRPVQEVDYGFVGDVDDVNARELRMLIDENVIPVVAPLTHDAKGQLLNTNADTIASELAIELSNYFKVYLFYCFEKRGVLTDPNDEASVIYDLDYKLFDQYKNEGIISEGMIPKLDNGFRAKAKGVQEILITNPENIATGRGTRLI
- the hisH gene encoding imidazole glycerol phosphate synthase subunit HisH, whose amino-acid sequence is MNIVIIKYNAGNIESVNNALNRLGVNAEITADHDKIRKADKVIFPGVGEASTTMAYLRENKLDELIVSLKQPVLGICLGLQLMCSHSEENDTQCLGIFDEKVKRFIPKPGEEYITKVPHMGWNAIKNLKSDLFTSDLENEYVYFVHSYYAEKSEHTIATCDYILPFSAALHRDNFYATQFHPEKSGSIGAKILENFLKL
- a CDS encoding redoxin family protein, with amino-acid sequence MKKLLSILSITLFAMSAFAQLNTIPEKEIPADYGYIVKIGQQMPNIEMKLTDGTKLSTADLKGKVTMLQFTASWCSVCRKEMPHIEKDIWQKHKNNNDFVLIGVDMDEPLDKVKDFKETMKTTYPLALDPGAEIFYTFAAKGAGVTRNVIIDKTGKIVYMTRLFKEEEFNEMVEVIDLLLNE
- a CDS encoding four helix bundle protein; translated protein: MKSYRDLEIYQSAYQLAIKVHKMTLTLPTYEMYEQGSQVRRSSKSIKDNIVEGYGRNRYKQDFIRFLVYAQASCDEANSQLTMINELHFESKGLIDLLSDYELLGRKLNKFIDYVERHWNEKN
- the purU gene encoding formyltetrahydrofolate deformylase, whose product is MKTIKVLNEKKDTAILLIHCPDRQGILATVTEFLNKNKGNIIYLDQHVDRQEKIFYMRVEWELENFAIPADKIGEYFDTLIGSPLQMNWKVYFSNAVPRMALFVSKMPHCLFDILARYTAGEWDVEIPMIISNHETLRPVAERFDIDFHYFPINKENKAEQEAAELKLLKENNIDFVVLARYMQILSEDFVKNYPNKVINIHHSFLPAFAGAKPYHAAHERGVKIIGATSHYVTSELDAGPIIEQEITRCSHVDTVQKLIRKGRDLEKIVLSQAVYKHLQRKVLVYKNRTVVFN
- the hisB gene encoding bifunctional histidinol-phosphatase/imidazoleglycerol-phosphate dehydratase HisB — translated: MKKVLFIDRDGTLNYETADEQIDAFEKLEFLPKVFRNMHYIRKNLDYELVMVTNQDGLGTDSFPEDTFWPVHNFILKAFENEGVVFDDICIDRHFPEDNSTTRKPATGMLTKYLEGDYDLANSFVIGDRMTDIMLAKNLGAKGIFINNGDQVEELEKEGLADVCALISDDWDDIYACVASPQRTAKVERTTKETAISVSLNLDGSGVCNISTGLGFFDHMLEQIGRHSGVDLDIQVKGDLEVDEHHTIEDTALALGEAFKNAVGNKLGMERYGFCLPMDECLVMAAIDFGGRPWLVWDADFKREMVGDMPTEMFMHFFKSFSDAALCNLNIKAEGANEHHKIEAIFKALAKSIKMAIRRDVFNFDLPSTKGKL